The following proteins are co-located in the Lagenorhynchus albirostris chromosome 2, mLagAlb1.1, whole genome shotgun sequence genome:
- the TMOD4 gene encoding tropomodulin-4 isoform X1: MSSYQKELEKYRDIDEDEILRTLSPEELEQLDCELQEMDPENMLLPAGLRQRDQTKKSPTGPLDREALLQYLEQQALEVKERDDLVPYTGEKKGKPYIQPKREIPAQEQITLEPELEEALAHATDAEMCDIAAILGMYTLMSNKQYYDAICSGEICNTEGISSVVQPDKYKPVPDEPPNPTNIEEILKSVRSNDKELEEVNLNNIQDIPIPMLTELCEAMKTNTHVRSFSLVATRSGDPVASAVADMLRENRSLQSLNIESNFISSTGLMAVLKAVRENATLTELRVDNQRQWPGDAVEMEMATVLEQCPSIVRFGYHFTQQGPRTRAAQAMTRNNELRRQQKKR; encoded by the exons ATGTCATCGTATCAGAAGGAACTGGAGAAATACAGAGACATAGATGAAGATGAGATCCTAAGGACCTTGAGCCCTGAGGAGCTAGAGCAGCTGGACTGCGAGCTACAGGAGATGGACCCCGAG AACATGCTCCTGCCAGCTGGACTAAGACAACGTGACCAGACAAAGAAGAGCCCAACGGGGCCGCTGGACCGAGAGGCCCTTTTGCAGTACCTGGAACAGCAGGCACTAGAGGTCAAAGAGCGTGATGACTTGGTTCCCTACACAGGCGAGAAGAAGG GGAAACCCTATATTCAGCCCAAGAGAGAAATTCCAGCCCAGGAGCAGATCACTCTGGAGCCTGAGCTGGAGGAGGCACTGGCCCATGCCACAGATGCTGAGATGTGTGATATAGCAG CCATTCTGGGCATGTACACACTGATGAGCAACAAGCAATACTATGATGCTATCTGCAGCGGAGAAATCTGCAACACTGAAGGCATTAGCA GTGTGGTGCAGCCTGACAAGTATAAGCCAGTGCCAGATGAGCCCCCAAATCCCACAAACATCGAGGAGATACTGAAGAGTGTTCGAAGCAATGACAAGGAGCTGGAGGAGGTGAACCTCAATAATATCCAG GACATCCCGATACCCATGCTAACTGAGCTGTGTGAAGCAATGAAGACAAATACCCATGTCCGGAGCTTCAGCCTGGTGGCCACAAGGAGTGGTGACCCCGTTGCCAGT GCGGTGGCTGACATGTTGCGTGAGAATCGTAGCCTCCAGAGCCTGAACATTGAATCCAACTTCATTAGCAGCACAGGGCTCATGGCTGTGCTGAAGGCAGTTCGGGAGAATGCCACACTCACTGAGCTCCGCGTAGACAACCAG cGCCAGTGGCCTGGCGACgcagtggagatggagatggcCACCGTGCTTGAACAGTGCCCCTCCATTGTCCGCTTTGGCTACCACTTTACACAGCAGGGGCCACGAACTCGGGCAGCCCAGGCCATGACCCGGAACAATGAACTGC GTCGCCAGCAAAAGAAGAGATAA
- the TMOD4 gene encoding tropomodulin-4 isoform X2, with product MLLPAGLRQRDQTKKSPTGPLDREALLQYLEQQALEVKERDDLVPYTGEKKGKPYIQPKREIPAQEQITLEPELEEALAHATDAEMCDIAAILGMYTLMSNKQYYDAICSGEICNTEGISSVVQPDKYKPVPDEPPNPTNIEEILKSVRSNDKELEEVNLNNIQDIPIPMLTELCEAMKTNTHVRSFSLVATRSGDPVASAVADMLRENRSLQSLNIESNFISSTGLMAVLKAVRENATLTELRVDNQRQWPGDAVEMEMATVLEQCPSIVRFGYHFTQQGPRTRAAQAMTRNNELRRQQKKR from the exons ATGCTCCTGCCAGCTGGACTAAGACAACGTGACCAGACAAAGAAGAGCCCAACGGGGCCGCTGGACCGAGAGGCCCTTTTGCAGTACCTGGAACAGCAGGCACTAGAGGTCAAAGAGCGTGATGACTTGGTTCCCTACACAGGCGAGAAGAAGG GGAAACCCTATATTCAGCCCAAGAGAGAAATTCCAGCCCAGGAGCAGATCACTCTGGAGCCTGAGCTGGAGGAGGCACTGGCCCATGCCACAGATGCTGAGATGTGTGATATAGCAG CCATTCTGGGCATGTACACACTGATGAGCAACAAGCAATACTATGATGCTATCTGCAGCGGAGAAATCTGCAACACTGAAGGCATTAGCA GTGTGGTGCAGCCTGACAAGTATAAGCCAGTGCCAGATGAGCCCCCAAATCCCACAAACATCGAGGAGATACTGAAGAGTGTTCGAAGCAATGACAAGGAGCTGGAGGAGGTGAACCTCAATAATATCCAG GACATCCCGATACCCATGCTAACTGAGCTGTGTGAAGCAATGAAGACAAATACCCATGTCCGGAGCTTCAGCCTGGTGGCCACAAGGAGTGGTGACCCCGTTGCCAGT GCGGTGGCTGACATGTTGCGTGAGAATCGTAGCCTCCAGAGCCTGAACATTGAATCCAACTTCATTAGCAGCACAGGGCTCATGGCTGTGCTGAAGGCAGTTCGGGAGAATGCCACACTCACTGAGCTCCGCGTAGACAACCAG cGCCAGTGGCCTGGCGACgcagtggagatggagatggcCACCGTGCTTGAACAGTGCCCCTCCATTGTCCGCTTTGGCTACCACTTTACACAGCAGGGGCCACGAACTCGGGCAGCCCAGGCCATGACCCGGAACAATGAACTGC GTCGCCAGCAAAAGAAGAGATAA
- the SCNM1 gene encoding sodium channel modifier 1: MSFKREGDDWSQLNVLKKRRVGDLLASYIPEDEALMLRDGRFACAICPHRPVLDTLAMLTAHRAGKKHLSSLQLFYGKKQPGKGMEQNPREQNELRREETKVEAPLLTQTRLITQNALHRAPHYNSCCRRKYRPEALRPSVSHSPLPPPEVEPQGGKISREPEPEAGSQTKESATVSSPAPMSPTRKRALDHYLTLRSSGWIPDGRGRWVKDENVEFDSDEEEPPDLPLD, translated from the exons ATGTCTTTCAAGAGGGAAGGGGATGATTGGAGTCAACTCAATGTGCTCAAA AAACGAAGAGTTGGGGATCTGCTGGCTAGTTATATCCCAGAGGATGAGGCGCTGATGCTACGGGATGGACG ctttGCTTGTGCCATATGTCCCCATCGACCTGTACTGGACACTCTGGCCATGCTGACTGCCCACCGTGCAGGCAAGAAGCATCTGTCCA gCCTGCAGCTTTTCTATGGCAAGAAGCAGCCAGGAAAGGGCATGGAGCAGAATCCAAGAGAGCAGAATGAACTAAGGAGGGAAGAGACCAAAGTGGAG GCTCCTCTGTTAACCCAGACTCGACTTATCACCCAGAATGCTCTGCACAGAGCTCCTCACTATAATAGTTGCTGCCGCCGGAAGTACAG ACCAGAAGCCCTTCGTCCCTCTGTCTCTCATTCCCCTTTGCCACCCCCAGAGGTTGAACCCCAAGGTGGGAAGATCAGTAGAGAACCTGAGCCTGAGGCTGGCTCACAGACCAAGGAGTCAGCAACTGTCTCATCCCCTGCACCTATGAGCCCCACAAGAAAACGGGCCCTGGATCATTACCTCACCCTTCGAAG CTCTGGATGGATCCCAGATGGACGAGGTCGATGGGTAAAAGATGAAAATGTTGAGTTTGACTCTGATGAAGAGGAACCCCCTGATCTCCCCTTGGACTGA
- the LYSMD1 gene encoding lysM and putative peptidoglycan-binding domain-containing protein 1 — protein MASPSRQAPLGGSGLLQGSRARSYGSLVQSACSPVRERRLEHQLAPGDTLAGLALKYGVTMEQIKRANRLYTNDSIFLKKTLYIPILTEPRDLFNGLDSEEEKDGEEEVQPSKDEVGPHSAERKKQETGSGCANGEALPTAGQEPPIHDLSASDFLKKLDSQISLSKKAAAQKLKKGESGIPGEDSGLHLSSPRMQQRAVLGPVPLTQTSRTRTLRDQEDEIFKL, from the exons ATGGCTTCTCCCTCTAGACAGGCCCCCCTTGGCGGGTCAGGACTGCTTCAAGGGAGCCGGGCTCGTTCTTATGGAAGCCTGGTGCAGTCTGCCTGCTCCCCGGTGAGGGAAAGACGCCTGGAGCATCAGTTGGCGCCCGGAGACACCCTGGCTGGACTAGCACTCAAATACGGGGTGACG atggaacaGATTAAGCGTGCAAACCGCCTTTATACTAATGACTCGATCTTCCTGAAGAAAACCCTCTACATCCCCATCCTGACAGAGCCCAGAGACCTGTTCAATGGTTTGGATtctgaggaagagaaggatggagaggaagaggtACAGCCAAGTAAGGATGAAGTTGGGCCACACTCAGCTGAGAGGAAGAAACAAGAGACAGGTTCGGGATGTGCCAATGGTGAAGCCCTTCCTACAGCTGGCCAGGAGCCCCCCATTCACGACCTCTCTGCCTCTGATTTCCTTAAGAAGCTTGATTCACAGATCAGCTTGTCAAAGAAGGCTGCTGCCCAGAAGCTGAAAAAGGGAGAAAGTGG GATACCTGGGGAGGATTCAGGTCTTCACCTGAGCTCTCCTCGGATGCAGCAACGAGCAGTCCTAGGTCCTGTGCCGCTGACCCAGACCTCTCGGACCCGGACACTTCGGGACCAGGAGGATGAAATCTTCAAACTCTGA
- the TNFAIP8L2 gene encoding tumor necrosis factor alpha-induced protein 8-like protein 2, whose amino-acid sequence MESFSSKSLALQAEKKLLSKMAGRSVAHLFVDETSSEVLDELYRVSKEYTHSRPQAQRVIKDLIKVAVKVAVLHRSGCFSPSELALATRFRQKLRQGAMTALSFGEVDFTFEAAVLAGLLTECRDVLLELVERHLTPKSHGRIRHVFDHFSDPGLLTALYGPDYTQHLGKICDGLRKLLDEGKL is encoded by the coding sequence ATGGAGTCCTTCAGTTCAAAGAGTCTGGCGCTGCAAGCAGAGAAGAAGCTGCTGAGTAAGATGGCAGGTCGATCTGTGGCTCATCTCTTCGTTGATGAGACGAGCAGCGAGGTGCTAGATGAGCTCTACCGTGTGtccaaagaatacacacacagCAGGCCCCAGGCCCAGCGGGTTATCAAGGACCTGATCAAGGTGGCCGTCAAGGTGGCCGTGCTGCACCGCAGTGGCTGCTTCAGCCCCAGCGAGCTGGCCTTGGCTACCCGCTTTCGCCAGAAGCTGCGGCAGGGCGCCATGACCGCACTCAGCTTCGGCGAGGTGGACTTCACCTTTGAGGCTGCTGTGCTGGCCGGCCTGCTGACCGAGTGCCGGGATGTGCTGCTGGAACTGGTGGAGCGCCACCTCACACCCAAGTCACATGGCCGCATCCGCCACGTGTTTGATCATTTCTCTGACCCAGGCCTGCTCACGGCCCTCTATGGGCCTGACTACACTCAGCACCTTGGCAAGATCTGTGATGGGCTCAGGAAGCTGCTGGATGAGGGGAAGCTCTGA